The Thermococcus sp. genome has a window encoding:
- a CDS encoding DUF257 family protein, which yields MGSDGLSNIMSLLLPGETILVEYTQDSPSELLFWLLVKWAEKNGKPVLIDDVLDTFPEVLARLRVLDFDISGFDDLPVVKIGGSRNVGRVIGTIDVDRHSIDFRYYERIYSKVIEGVAINPVLGFHKLFMVLTDRELFRLIRNVAGFVGKRDRIAIYLVNSDVLSSKAGGFDALLREIATTVLAFYPTERGYVLGVVKTPRKELLGKEAVIL from the coding sequence ATGGGCAGTGATGGGCTCAGTAACATTATGTCCCTGTTATTACCCGGCGAAACTATTCTTGTTGAGTACACCCAGGACTCCCCCTCCGAGCTACTCTTCTGGTTGCTCGTGAAATGGGCGGAGAAAAACGGTAAACCCGTCCTGATTGACGATGTTCTCGACACGTTCCCTGAGGTTTTGGCGAGACTTAGGGTTCTTGATTTTGATATCTCAGGCTTTGACGACCTTCCGGTTGTTAAAATCGGAGGTTCGAGAAACGTTGGCCGGGTTATAGGAACCATAGACGTAGACAGGCATTCAATTGACTTTAGATACTACGAGAGAATATACTCCAAGGTCATAGAAGGAGTCGCCATAAACCCGGTTCTCGGCTTCCACAAGCTGTTTATGGTTCTCACGGACAGGGAGCTGTTCAGGCTTATTAGGAACGTTGCCGGCTTTGTTGGTAAGAGGGACAGAATAGCCATATATCTCGTTAACTCAGACGTCCTGTCTTCCAAAGCCGGGGGATTCGACGCCCTCCTGAGAGAAATCGCAACAACAGTGCTGGCGTTCTACCCAACGGAAAGGGGCTACGTTCTGGGTGTTGTAAAAACGCCGAGAAAGGAACTCCTTGGAAAGGAAGCGGTAATCCTCTAG
- a CDS encoding S16 family serine protease — translation MRRGIVLILAVLLLLPLATPAMAQCPSEGHTVVIRAPAVAKTSTGELTGVVTEFVITVAPGHGHVYIETWPLAQVDMQASARLAAQVAGRVLGVNMSHYDVFIQVRANTSIIGGPSAGGTMTVGIIAALEGWKINPKVMMTGMINPDGSIGPVGGILEKAAAAHEAGVKLFLIPEGQRIQYVQETQKKEIGGVLEINTETKPVDVVKYAEERWGLKVVEVKDIYQAVYYFTGHRLPRPEPPKNVQIDTSFLKNDAVSDYKNTTDYYQRVLKELKGSNVGYDTYVTLLTALNNAGQLLNQSKDYIDKGMYYTALSKDFQARIIIRHVDWYLRINTPQDVEKLLKNTSETIKEAESYVENQSIRGITMLQAIAAAEQRVEDAKSALDSAWKYYYSGDYWDSVGEAAYAYERAKTAIFWAELGKRFARGEPIKKDLIKVTARDYIDESDLIVAYIESMYGDVLGNSLTSTIEKAQQYYDDGKYSAALFTAMQARVQGEVFLDTLAITNWTVLMDKLNMVKEDAKTAIGIAEEKNITPILAIAYYEFAQSFEELAKKNQSIDNLETAMTFYMYAKETANLFLSTPLSPVPKVSTTNTVPEISVPSATKTSTPTPVKTSSEPDYGLVGLFVVIAFVVGLAVGRKV, via the coding sequence ATGAGGAGGGGAATAGTTCTTATACTGGCAGTACTCCTTCTGCTCCCCTTAGCGACGCCAGCGATGGCTCAGTGTCCAAGCGAGGGGCACACCGTGGTGATAAGGGCACCAGCCGTTGCAAAAACCTCAACGGGCGAGCTGACGGGTGTCGTCACGGAGTTCGTAATTACGGTAGCTCCCGGCCACGGACACGTTTACATAGAGACGTGGCCTTTGGCCCAGGTTGACATGCAGGCGAGCGCGAGACTGGCGGCGCAGGTGGCCGGAAGGGTTCTCGGGGTAAACATGAGCCACTACGACGTCTTCATACAGGTTCGTGCCAACACCTCAATCATCGGCGGTCCTTCAGCTGGGGGAACGATGACCGTTGGAATTATCGCGGCACTGGAAGGCTGGAAGATTAACCCCAAAGTGATGATGACGGGAATGATTAACCCCGACGGGAGCATCGGGCCCGTCGGCGGAATCCTTGAGAAAGCCGCGGCCGCTCACGAAGCGGGAGTTAAGCTCTTCCTTATCCCGGAGGGCCAGAGAATCCAGTACGTCCAAGAAACCCAGAAAAAGGAAATCGGGGGTGTTCTTGAGATAAACACCGAGACCAAGCCAGTTGACGTTGTTAAGTACGCCGAAGAGCGCTGGGGCCTCAAGGTTGTTGAGGTGAAGGACATCTACCAGGCGGTTTACTACTTCACCGGCCACAGACTCCCGAGGCCGGAGCCACCCAAGAACGTTCAGATTGATACCTCCTTCCTGAAGAACGACGCCGTCAGCGATTACAAGAACACGACGGATTACTACCAGAGAGTTCTGAAGGAGCTGAAGGGTAGCAACGTTGGATACGACACATACGTTACCCTGCTAACAGCCTTAAACAACGCCGGCCAGTTGCTCAACCAGTCAAAGGACTACATAGACAAGGGAATGTACTACACCGCCCTCAGCAAGGACTTCCAGGCGAGGATAATCATAAGGCATGTTGACTGGTATCTCAGGATAAACACCCCACAGGACGTTGAGAAACTACTGAAGAATACCAGTGAAACAATAAAGGAGGCGGAATCCTACGTTGAGAACCAGAGCATAAGGGGCATAACAATGCTCCAGGCCATCGCGGCCGCGGAGCAGAGGGTTGAAGACGCCAAAAGCGCCCTTGATAGCGCATGGAAGTATTACTACTCTGGGGACTACTGGGACTCTGTGGGAGAGGCCGCCTACGCCTATGAAAGGGCAAAAACAGCAATATTCTGGGCCGAGCTCGGAAAGCGCTTTGCAAGGGGAGAGCCCATAAAGAAGGATCTAATCAAGGTCACCGCAAGGGACTACATAGACGAGTCCGACCTCATAGTGGCATACATCGAGTCGATGTACGGCGACGTTTTGGGGAACAGCTTGACAAGCACAATAGAAAAGGCCCAGCAGTACTACGACGACGGAAAGTACTCCGCGGCGCTCTTTACGGCGATGCAGGCACGCGTTCAGGGGGAGGTCTTCCTCGATACGCTCGCCATAACCAACTGGACTGTCCTTATGGACAAGCTCAACATGGTGAAGGAGGACGCGAAAACCGCGATAGGAATAGCCGAGGAGAAGAACATCACACCGATACTCGCGATAGCCTACTACGAGTTCGCCCAGAGCTTTGAGGAGCTGGCAAAGAAGAACCAGAGCATTGACAACCTCGAGACGGCCATGACCTTCTACATGTACGCAAAGGAAACAGCCAACCTGTTCCTGTCAACGCCCCTGAGTCCTGTTCCAAAGGTCTCCACCACCAACACGGTTCCGGAGATAAGCGTCCCGAGTGCGACAAAAACGTCAACGCCAACCCCTGTGAAAACCTCTAGTGAGCCCGATTACGGTCTTGTAGGGCTCTTCGTGGTCATAGCCTTCGTCGTGGGTCTGGCCGTTGGAAGAAAGGTTTAG
- a CDS encoding metalloregulator ArsR/SmtB family transcription factor: protein MERRNEILNYIRNRPGVTFRELARELKLGIGDLQYHLGKLEKEGKVFSRKVGRRRYIFPAGFEEEAQRLLMAISTETRRKILLLLMEGEMNQGEIAEKLGVSQPTISYHMRELEKLGVVKARREGKSVVYSTNYDPETLVRLIKEYRPGLWERLADSLIDLLAGMGEGE, encoded by the coding sequence ATGGAGCGGAGGAACGAGATACTCAACTACATCAGAAACAGGCCGGGTGTGACGTTCAGAGAACTTGCAAGGGAGCTTAAGCTGGGCATCGGAGACCTTCAGTACCACCTCGGAAAGCTTGAGAAAGAGGGCAAGGTGTTTTCAAGGAAGGTCGGAAGGAGGCGTTACATATTTCCCGCGGGCTTTGAAGAGGAAGCCCAGAGACTGCTCATGGCCATATCAACCGAAACCCGGCGAAAGATACTCCTCCTGCTCATGGAAGGGGAGATGAACCAGGGGGAGATAGCAGAGAAGCTCGGTGTCAGTCAGCCAACTATAAGCTACCACATGAGGGAACTGGAAAAACTCGGCGTTGTTAAGGCCCGTAGGGAAGGGAAGAGCGTTGTCTACTCCACAAACTATGACCCTGAGACGTTGGTCAGGTTGATTAAGGAATACAGGCCGGGGCTCTGGGAGAGGCTGGCAGATAGCCTTATAGACCTCCTCGCTGGAATGGGTGAGGGTGAATGA
- a CDS encoding TldD/PmbA family protein: protein MEWLVKKAEELARKHGVDYYEIRLVKVTSRKLIMTNGQLRELSSNSELGIGARAFNGAWGFSSANDRERFEKAIETAMKIAKLSRGNARIYLGDPVRDEVELGVKKPFTEIDIEEKLSLVKEIDKLLKGEKIVSRSVNYGDSIVETLYFNSLGSEVRTVVPRIRLGFSVTAKENGEMQSFWKSFGGTLGWELVEGIDLHHWTSHVKAKARELLSAGSPPSGEMEVIADPELTGVLIHEALGHAVEADSVKNGDSILAGKLGEEIAVEGLTVVDDPTLPGKFGSYPYDDEGIKAKRVEIIRDGVLVSYLNDRETAEYFDIEPNGHARAESYNHQPLVRMSNTYVEPGDWSFEEILGEVRHGLYMLGDKGGEVDTANGTFTFGAKIGYIVENGEIRETVRDVALSGKILDVLRNIRAIGNDTRVEFPGYCGKGQWVPVDDGGPHILTRALVGGLR from the coding sequence ATGGAGTGGCTGGTTAAAAAGGCTGAGGAACTCGCGAGAAAACACGGCGTTGATTACTATGAAATCAGGCTCGTCAAGGTAACCTCCAGGAAGCTAATCATGACAAACGGCCAGCTGAGGGAGCTTTCCAGCAACTCGGAGCTCGGCATAGGGGCCAGGGCCTTCAACGGGGCGTGGGGGTTTTCCAGCGCAAACGACAGGGAGCGGTTCGAGAAGGCGATAGAAACGGCTATGAAGATAGCCAAGCTGTCCCGCGGGAACGCGAGGATTTACCTTGGCGACCCCGTTAGGGACGAGGTTGAACTCGGGGTCAAAAAGCCCTTCACGGAAATAGACATCGAGGAAAAGCTCTCCCTCGTCAAGGAAATAGATAAACTGCTCAAAGGTGAGAAAATCGTCAGCAGAAGCGTTAACTACGGTGATTCAATCGTCGAAACCCTCTACTTCAACTCCCTCGGAAGCGAGGTCAGAACCGTCGTCCCAAGGATAAGGCTCGGTTTCTCCGTTACGGCGAAGGAAAACGGTGAGATGCAGAGCTTCTGGAAGAGCTTTGGAGGAACCCTCGGCTGGGAACTCGTGGAGGGGATTGACCTTCACCACTGGACGTCCCACGTTAAGGCGAAGGCCCGAGAGCTACTTTCAGCGGGCTCACCGCCCTCCGGCGAGATGGAGGTAATAGCCGACCCCGAGCTCACAGGGGTTTTAATCCACGAGGCACTCGGTCATGCGGTTGAGGCTGATTCCGTAAAAAACGGAGACAGTATTCTGGCGGGAAAGCTGGGCGAAGAAATAGCAGTTGAAGGACTAACGGTGGTTGACGACCCCACTTTGCCCGGCAAGTTCGGGAGCTATCCCTACGACGACGAGGGAATTAAGGCCAAGCGCGTGGAGATAATTAGAGACGGCGTTCTCGTCAGCTACCTCAATGACAGGGAAACGGCTGAGTATTTTGACATTGAGCCCAATGGACACGCCCGGGCCGAGAGCTACAACCATCAGCCCCTAGTAAGGATGAGCAACACCTACGTCGAGCCCGGCGACTGGTCCTTTGAGGAAATCCTCGGGGAGGTAAGGCACGGTCTCTACATGCTCGGCGACAAGGGCGGAGAGGTTGACACGGCAAACGGGACCTTTACCTTCGGGGCCAAGATTGGTTACATCGTTGAAAACGGGGAAATCAGGGAAACCGTCCGCGACGTTGCACTCTCCGGCAAAATCCTCGACGTTCTGAGGAACATAAGGGCGATTGGAAACGACACGCGCGTTGAGTTCCCCGGCTACTGCGGAAAGGGTCAGTGGGTTCCGGTCGACGACGGTGGTCCGCATATCCTCACAAGGGCCCTCGTGGGGGGATTGAGGTGA
- a CDS encoding TldD/PmbA family protein translates to MIEAVERLVRLLEGENVEWEVFYQFGRSGSFAIERETLERSQRKFYSGIGLRIGLKGRLGFSYITGLHPSGNELENLVKRTLKLARISEVPFRGFPEKEKTPLVKGLYDRRIDEIPFEEAHSMALEYAELMSEKKKNETISGSLSLAVGTSGIVNSNGIELEERSTYMGVSAYAVISDPPGTGSYRQSFTSLQNFGELERAVESAIGDARLSAEAKKLEPFTGELVLEPEAVSSLLDVFLGNLYGDEVYHGRSRFSRPGEEIGSFTLVDDSTLEGFPGSYSFDGEGTPGQRAVLVEEGVIKSFLLDYTYASFLEMKSTGNALRSFRSVPYIGTSNVILEPGEESLEDYEGIVVKRVFGEHTANPVSGDFSLTVELGYVVRNGELRPFKDNMLVGNVFELLKTLKPGRKARRISSFLSPRVLVEGRLV, encoded by the coding sequence GTGATTGAGGCAGTTGAGAGACTCGTCAGACTACTTGAAGGGGAGAATGTTGAGTGGGAGGTCTTTTACCAGTTCGGTCGCTCGGGTTCGTTCGCCATAGAGAGGGAAACCCTTGAGCGCTCCCAGAGGAAGTTCTACTCTGGAATAGGACTTAGAATCGGCCTGAAGGGAAGGCTCGGCTTCTCTTACATTACCGGCCTGCATCCAAGCGGTAATGAACTTGAGAACCTCGTGAAGAGAACGCTAAAACTGGCGAGGATAAGCGAGGTTCCCTTCAGGGGCTTTCCAGAAAAGGAAAAAACACCGCTCGTAAAGGGTCTCTACGATAGGAGAATCGACGAGATTCCCTTTGAAGAGGCCCACTCCATGGCCCTGGAATACGCAGAGCTTATGAGCGAGAAAAAGAAAAACGAGACTATCTCCGGCTCTCTTTCCCTCGCGGTTGGAACGAGCGGGATTGTGAACTCCAACGGAATCGAACTCGAGGAGCGCTCCACTTACATGGGGGTTTCAGCATACGCCGTAATCAGCGACCCGCCGGGAACAGGTTCATACAGGCAGTCCTTTACATCACTCCAGAACTTCGGAGAACTTGAGAGGGCCGTTGAGAGCGCCATCGGAGATGCCAGGCTGAGCGCTGAAGCAAAAAAGCTTGAACCCTTCACCGGGGAGCTCGTCCTAGAACCCGAGGCGGTCTCGTCCCTTTTAGATGTCTTTCTGGGCAACCTCTACGGCGATGAGGTCTACCACGGAAGGAGCAGGTTCTCAAGGCCGGGCGAGGAAATAGGCTCGTTCACCCTCGTTGATGACTCAACGCTCGAAGGTTTTCCGGGAAGCTACTCCTTCGACGGCGAAGGCACTCCGGGCCAGAGGGCCGTTCTCGTTGAGGAGGGGGTAATTAAAAGCTTCCTCCTCGATTACACCTACGCCTCATTTCTCGAAATGAAGAGCACGGGAAACGCGTTGAGGAGCTTCAGGAGCGTTCCCTACATCGGAACGAGCAACGTAATCCTCGAACCCGGCGAGGAGAGCCTTGAGGACTACGAGGGAATCGTTGTCAAAAGGGTCTTCGGCGAACACACGGCAAACCCCGTGAGCGGTGACTTCTCGCTCACAGTTGAGCTCGGCTACGTCGTGAGAAACGGCGAGCTCAGGCCGTTTAAGGACAACATGCTCGTTGGCAACGTCTTCGAGCTTTTAAAAACCCTGAAACCCGGGAGGAAAGCGAGGAGGATTTCAAGCTTCCTCTCTCCAAGGGTTCTCGTCGAGGGCAGGCTAGTTTGA